Proteins encoded in a region of the Moritella marina ATCC 15381 genome:
- a CDS encoding FdhF/YdeP family oxidoreductase encodes MTIKKYEGSAGGWGALLSTTKHLVKSENVSRNIRNLLKTNQDKGFDCPGCAWGESKEQTAFKFCENGAKAVNWEATSRRVTPDFFANHRVSWLTLQSDYFLESQGRLSHPVKYNRVTDCYEAVSWQQAFTLIATHLNALASPHQAEFYTSGRASNEAAFLYQLFVRKFGTNNFPDCSNMCHEASGVGLKQAIGIGKGTVTLEDFEHADAIFVFGQNPGTNHPRMLDTLRQASRRGAAVVTFNTLKERGLERFTNPQSVKEMLTDGSTQISQCYFTPKLGGDMAVVRGMVKALCVIDDAELAAGRVSLFDHAFINEHTQGLGEYLNAVKATAWHEITEQAGLLQSEIEHAANIYRQAKRVIITWAMGITQHKHSVKTIQEIANLQLLFGQLGQQGAGLCPVRGHSNVQGDRTMGIDEKPTVAFTQSISDEFDFQAPTEAGHNTVDAIKAMLAGDSKVFIGLGGNFAAATPDTALTQQALSNCHLTVNIATKLNRTHLIAGKDSLILPCLGRTDIDMQASGPQSITVEDSFSMVHASAGVVAGDIGEMRSEPAIIAGIAAATLGKQPIDWDWVIEDYARIRDLIAKSIPGFSDFNTKIKQPGGFYLGNSAAQRQWNTVSKKAQFMRHDLPVHLLPANLRELSNDPVFVLQTMRSHDQYNTTIYGFDDRYRGISGERRVLFVNENDIAALGMENGQLVDIESLWPDGIERKVFGFKLVAYDIPAGNIAAYFPETNPLVSIDGKGDLSHTPISKAIPVVLSEAVLQPEHIELANV; translated from the coding sequence ATGACAATTAAAAAATATGAAGGTTCGGCTGGTGGCTGGGGCGCGCTATTAAGTACGACAAAGCATCTAGTCAAAAGTGAGAATGTATCACGTAATATTCGTAATTTATTAAAAACAAATCAAGATAAAGGCTTTGATTGTCCGGGCTGTGCTTGGGGTGAGTCGAAAGAACAGACGGCGTTTAAATTTTGTGAAAATGGCGCTAAAGCGGTTAACTGGGAAGCGACAAGCAGGCGTGTTACTCCCGATTTTTTTGCTAACCATCGGGTAAGTTGGTTAACACTGCAAAGTGATTATTTTTTAGAATCCCAGGGTCGTCTTAGTCATCCAGTTAAGTATAACCGTGTGACGGATTGTTATGAAGCGGTGAGTTGGCAGCAAGCGTTTACGCTCATCGCGACACATTTAAATGCGCTTGCAAGTCCTCATCAAGCTGAATTCTATACTTCAGGTCGTGCGAGTAATGAAGCGGCATTTTTATATCAACTTTTTGTACGTAAGTTTGGTACGAATAACTTTCCTGACTGCTCGAATATGTGTCATGAAGCCAGTGGTGTCGGGCTAAAGCAAGCCATCGGTATCGGTAAAGGTACCGTAACACTGGAAGATTTCGAGCATGCAGATGCTATTTTTGTGTTTGGTCAAAACCCTGGTACCAACCATCCGCGCATGTTAGATACGTTGCGACAGGCATCCCGTCGCGGGGCAGCTGTCGTTACGTTCAATACACTAAAAGAAAGAGGCTTAGAGCGTTTTACTAACCCACAGTCAGTGAAAGAGATGCTCACTGATGGTTCGACCCAAATTAGCCAATGTTATTTTACCCCCAAATTGGGTGGTGACATGGCCGTTGTACGTGGCATGGTTAAAGCACTTTGCGTCATTGATGATGCTGAGTTAGCGGCTGGGCGGGTATCTTTATTTGATCATGCTTTTATTAACGAACATACCCAAGGTCTGGGTGAGTATTTAAACGCTGTTAAAGCGACAGCATGGCATGAGATTACCGAGCAAGCGGGGTTGTTACAGTCTGAGATAGAACACGCAGCCAACATTTATCGCCAAGCAAAACGGGTAATTATTACCTGGGCGATGGGTATTACACAGCATAAGCACTCAGTAAAAACTATTCAAGAAATCGCCAATTTACAACTCTTATTTGGCCAATTAGGACAACAAGGCGCTGGATTATGTCCCGTGCGCGGGCACAGTAATGTGCAGGGTGACCGCACGATGGGCATTGATGAAAAACCGACGGTGGCGTTTACTCAAAGTATCTCCGATGAATTTGATTTTCAAGCGCCGACAGAGGCGGGGCACAATACCGTTGACGCAATCAAAGCTATGCTTGCTGGCGACAGTAAAGTCTTTATTGGCTTAGGCGGAAACTTTGCTGCAGCAACACCTGATACAGCGTTAACGCAACAAGCGTTATCTAACTGTCATCTGACGGTTAACATCGCCACTAAATTAAACCGTACGCATCTTATCGCGGGTAAAGACTCGCTTATCTTACCCTGTTTAGGACGTACAGATATTGATATGCAAGCGTCAGGGCCGCAAAGTATCACTGTCGAGGATTCGTTTAGCATGGTACATGCTTCTGCTGGTGTGGTCGCCGGAGATATTGGTGAAATGCGCTCTGAACCTGCGATTATTGCCGGTATAGCTGCAGCGACACTGGGTAAGCAACCGATTGATTGGGATTGGGTTATTGAAGACTATGCGCGAATTCGAGATTTAATAGCAAAAAGCATCCCTGGTTTTAGTGATTTTAACACTAAGATCAAGCAACCGGGTGGTTTCTACCTTGGTAATAGCGCAGCGCAGAGACAATGGAACACTGTATCGAAAAAAGCACAATTCATGCGACATGATTTGCCGGTGCATTTATTGCCTGCAAACTTACGAGAACTCAGTAACGATCCGGTGTTTGTATTACAAACCATGCGTTCACATGATCAGTACAATACAACCATTTATGGCTTTGACGATCGCTATCGCGGCATTTCTGGTGAGCGTAGAGTACTTTTTGTTAACGAAAATGATATCGCTGCATTAGGTATGGAGAATGGTCAATTAGTTGATATTGAATCACTGTGGCCTGATGGTATTGAACGTAAAGTGTTTGGTTTTAAACTTGTCGCTTATGACATTCCAGCAGGTAATATTGCGGCTTACTTTCCTGAAACTAACCCGCTGGTATCTATCGATGGTAAAGGGGATTTGAGTCATACGCCAATTTCTAAAGCCATCCCTGTGGTGTTATCCGAGGCAGTCTTACAACCTGAACACATTGAGTTAGCGAATGTTTAA
- a CDS encoding 6-phospho-beta-glucosidase — protein MLKITIIGGGSSYTPEIIEGFINRHHELPVTHIDLFDIEEGRYKVETVGALAKRMIENAGVDIELNIEFDRRKALTGANYVCSQMRVGMIPARVQDELLGNKYGMIGQETNGIAGFAKAMRTIPVTLSLCKDMEEICPDAWLINFTNPSGIITETVLKHTNIKVIGLCNVPVCTQFGIEELMGTKDLQVQFAGLNHFIHAFHIWDHGKDRIGELIDKVCSGEEFALPKNLGEVTWVPEQLKHLGALPCGYHQYYYKQDDLEQKEVKSEGYVTRGEQVQEIETALFKLYEDVNLNVKPAQLEERGGAHYSEAACELINAIHNDKRTLMHVNIRNNGTISELPNDCAIEATSVITSCGPQPLNLPPITNPAIRGTLQLQKAFEELAVEAGVFGDYGAALQALTINPLVRKGTVTKEILDEMIELNAKYLTQFNNK, from the coding sequence ATGTTAAAAATTACTATTATCGGTGGTGGTTCGAGTTACACTCCTGAAATTATCGAAGGCTTCATTAATCGTCATCACGAACTGCCTGTAACACACATAGATCTATTTGATATCGAAGAAGGCCGTTACAAAGTTGAGACTGTTGGCGCATTAGCGAAACGCATGATTGAAAATGCCGGTGTTGATATTGAATTGAACATTGAGTTTGATCGTCGTAAAGCCTTAACTGGCGCCAATTATGTTTGCTCGCAAATGCGTGTAGGTATGATCCCGGCGCGTGTGCAAGATGAGTTATTGGGTAATAAGTACGGCATGATTGGTCAAGAAACCAATGGTATTGCCGGTTTTGCTAAAGCAATGCGTACTATTCCAGTGACACTGTCTTTGTGTAAAGACATGGAAGAAATCTGTCCTGACGCTTGGTTAATTAACTTCACTAATCCATCGGGTATTATCACTGAAACGGTACTGAAACATACCAACATAAAAGTCATTGGCCTATGCAATGTGCCAGTGTGCACGCAATTTGGTATTGAAGAATTGATGGGCACGAAAGATCTGCAGGTGCAATTTGCGGGTTTGAATCACTTTATCCACGCCTTCCATATTTGGGACCACGGTAAAGATCGTATTGGTGAATTAATCGATAAAGTATGTTCTGGTGAAGAGTTTGCATTGCCTAAAAACTTAGGCGAAGTTACTTGGGTACCTGAGCAATTAAAACACTTAGGCGCATTACCGTGTGGTTATCATCAGTATTATTACAAGCAAGATGACTTAGAGCAAAAAGAAGTTAAGTCAGAAGGTTACGTAACGCGTGGTGAACAGGTTCAAGAAATTGAAACAGCACTATTCAAATTGTACGAAGATGTAAATCTTAATGTTAAACCAGCACAATTAGAAGAGCGTGGCGGCGCGCATTATTCAGAAGCAGCATGCGAACTAATTAATGCTATCCACAATGATAAGCGTACATTAATGCACGTAAATATTCGCAACAACGGTACGATTTCTGAATTACCTAATGATTGTGCCATTGAAGCAACGTCAGTGATCACCTCATGTGGGCCACAACCATTAAACCTACCGCCAATTACTAATCCGGCAATTCGTGGTACGTTACAATTACAAAAAGCATTCGAAGAGCTGGCTGTTGAAGCGGGTGTATTTGGTGATTATGGCGCGGCATTACAAGCATTAACAATCAATCCATTAGTGCGTAAAGGCACGGTAACGAAAGAAATCTTAGATGAGATGATTGAACTTAACGCGAAGTATTTAACTCAGTTTAACAATAAATAG
- a CDS encoding PTS lactose/cellobiose transporter subunit IIA has product MMEITEEFLMTLLCQAGAARSAVMQAMVEARQGDFDSAKASLKAADEALEEVHKSQTELISFDEGEGKVKMTLILTHIQDHIMNAMLCKDLAFEIIELQRRIQNED; this is encoded by the coding sequence ATGATGGAAATTACAGAAGAGTTTCTGATGACACTTTTATGCCAAGCGGGGGCAGCGCGTTCAGCTGTAATGCAAGCAATGGTTGAAGCAAGACAAGGTGATTTCGACTCCGCAAAAGCATCACTTAAAGCGGCAGATGAAGCATTAGAAGAAGTGCATAAATCACAGACCGAGCTTATCAGTTTCGATGAAGGTGAGGGCAAAGTTAAAATGACGTTGATTTTAACGCATATTCAAGATCACATTATGAATGCCATGTTGTGTAAAGACCTAGCATTCGAAATCATTGAACTGCAAAGACGTATTCAAAACGAGGACTAA
- a CDS encoding PTS cellobiose transporter subunit IIC yields the protein MSLINSTMNFVERVIAPIAGKVASQKHICAIKDGFISTMPFLIVGSLLLVFANPPGTGNWFLDGWNSVVQGIGRDNIVGPFFVSMGIFAMYSAYGIAYNLAETLNTKGVSPMNSGMLSMFSFLLAVAPAVWVGGELGSVIPMAYLGGAGAFTAIICGLLVPTLQTFLVEKNIRIKMPEAVPEKISASFDLLIPVVVMILIVQIINGVLGNFDLNIATGIMALFKPLVAASDTFFAFALAILLIQLLWFAGIHGASVVGGIIGPLLLINLGANQEALEAGRELPAIFINPVMDFFVFVGGSGGTLALVCMMARSKSAHLRTIGKMSFIPGCFNINEPVTFGTPIVMNPTFFIPWIAAPLVNACIVWGAFKLDLVSKVVALPPWTMPAPIGAVMSTNSMFAAVIVATCFTVSGLIFYPFFKAYEKELLAQEKFEEKADEKALSPATAG from the coding sequence ATGTCACTTATCAATTCGACCATGAATTTTGTCGAGCGTGTTATCGCACCTATTGCAGGTAAGGTCGCGAGTCAAAAGCATATTTGCGCCATTAAAGATGGTTTCATTTCAACAATGCCGTTCTTGATTGTTGGTTCTTTACTGCTGGTATTCGCTAATCCCCCTGGCACGGGTAATTGGTTCTTAGATGGCTGGAATTCAGTTGTACAAGGTATCGGTCGTGACAATATTGTGGGTCCATTCTTTGTCAGTATGGGTATATTCGCGATGTACTCGGCTTATGGTATTGCATACAACTTAGCCGAGACGCTTAACACTAAAGGTGTTAGCCCAATGAACTCTGGCATGTTGTCTATGTTCTCTTTCCTACTTGCTGTTGCGCCAGCTGTTTGGGTTGGTGGTGAATTAGGTAGTGTGATCCCGATGGCTTACTTAGGTGGTGCTGGCGCATTTACTGCTATCATTTGTGGTCTATTAGTACCAACACTGCAAACTTTCCTTGTTGAAAAGAATATTCGTATCAAAATGCCTGAAGCAGTGCCTGAAAAAATATCAGCGTCGTTTGATCTGCTTATCCCTGTTGTTGTGATGATCTTAATTGTACAAATCATCAATGGTGTATTGGGTAACTTTGACCTTAATATTGCAACAGGCATCATGGCATTATTCAAGCCACTTGTTGCAGCGTCTGATACCTTCTTTGCCTTTGCACTTGCTATCTTATTAATTCAATTATTATGGTTCGCTGGTATTCATGGTGCATCTGTTGTTGGTGGCATCATTGGTCCACTATTACTCATCAACTTAGGTGCAAACCAAGAAGCACTGGAAGCAGGTAGAGAATTACCGGCTATCTTTATCAACCCAGTGATGGACTTCTTCGTATTCGTTGGTGGTTCAGGCGGTACATTAGCACTTGTTTGTATGATGGCTCGCTCTAAATCAGCTCACTTACGTACGATTGGTAAAATGTCATTCATCCCTGGTTGTTTCAATATTAACGAACCTGTGACTTTTGGTACGCCAATTGTAATGAACCCAACCTTCTTTATCCCTTGGATCGCAGCGCCATTAGTTAACGCATGTATCGTTTGGGGCGCATTCAAACTAGACCTAGTATCTAAAGTTGTGGCTTTACCACCATGGACAATGCCTGCGCCAATCGGAGCTGTAATGTCGACAAACTCGATGTTCGCTGCCGTTATCGTTGCAACTTGCTTCACCGTGAGTGGTTTAATCTTCTACCCATTCTTCAAAGCATATGAAAAAGAATTACTAGCACAAGAAAAATTTGAAGAAAAGGCTGACGAAAAAGCATTATCACCAGCAACTGCAGGTTAA
- a CDS encoding carbohydrate deacetylase, with the protein MQLIVNIDDLGLTEKVNESVVACFKVGVVQSTTIMMNQPATDHAIELIKQGLIPNVGLHVTLTSGKPVLDASLVPDLVDSGGFFLKQDKVIAAETLSFEQAYSEFKAQYDKAIDAGINITHIDSHHFAAVFPPYKKAFIAFANDIGIPVRRVDHVTSGCADLTVPTTEKFSARFYDEGVTLARLQALILEFNAEIPNGTLELMSHTTLAGDMLLPTLSSYVDKRVDEFNILTSQALKDWLEVNRIECVSFTSVN; encoded by the coding sequence ATGCAACTAATCGTAAACATAGATGATTTAGGTCTGACTGAAAAAGTAAATGAATCTGTTGTCGCCTGCTTTAAAGTCGGTGTTGTGCAATCAACAACGATAATGATGAACCAACCGGCAACCGATCATGCGATTGAATTAATTAAGCAGGGCTTGATACCGAATGTTGGTCTACATGTCACGCTGACCAGCGGCAAACCAGTGTTAGATGCGAGCCTAGTGCCAGATTTAGTCGATAGTGGTGGTTTCTTTTTAAAGCAAGATAAAGTGATTGCAGCTGAAACGCTCAGTTTTGAGCAAGCTTATAGTGAGTTTAAAGCGCAATATGATAAAGCGATCGATGCGGGTATTAATATCACGCATATTGATAGCCATCACTTTGCTGCAGTATTTCCACCTTATAAAAAAGCATTTATTGCTTTTGCCAATGATATTGGTATCCCCGTACGCCGTGTTGATCATGTTACATCGGGGTGTGCAGATTTAACTGTTCCAACAACAGAAAAATTTAGCGCTCGATTCTATGATGAAGGCGTCACATTAGCGCGACTGCAAGCATTGATCCTTGAGTTTAATGCCGAGATCCCAAATGGCACGTTAGAGCTAATGAGTCATACCACATTAGCAGGGGATATGTTATTACCAACCTTATCGAGTTATGTTGATAAGCGTGTTGATGAGTTTAATATTCTCACTTCGCAAGCGCTAAAAGATTGGCTAGAGGTCAATCGAATCGAATGTGTTAGCTTTACTTCTGTTAATTAA
- a CDS encoding ABC1 kinase family protein, producing the protein MAKYIGKRVPTSKLSRISKLGSLAVQVAGNVALEGAKQFSQGKRPTLSKLLLTPRNIENLADKLAQLRGAAMKVGQLLSMDAGDLLPKELSILLSKLRSDAHPMPYKQLQRVLTDNWGQDWLDQFSQFELKPFASASIGQVHLAYGEYGEKLAVKVQYPGVRQSIDADVDNVATLLKLSGLLPEQISLDSLLDEAKKQLKVEADYQQEAAFNQRYSLLLEQDPHFITPEVRLDQCTENILIMTYVDGRTIDQAFNQSQQQRDNIATQLIRLFFKELFDFKLMQTDPNFANYLYQCQQDKIVLLDFGATRDIPPAISRGYLALIYAASKSDRPAMQQAAENIGFFGQNIDNDYLQQVLSTFIIATEPLQCQGEYDFASTDLAYRIKQAGMAINNRQDQWHTPPVDAIFIHRKLAGLYLLAAKLNAKVNVSALFKPYIEHVEQAHS; encoded by the coding sequence ATGGCAAAATATATAGGTAAAAGAGTACCGACCTCTAAGCTTTCTCGAATTTCTAAATTGGGCAGTTTAGCAGTGCAAGTCGCTGGTAATGTTGCCTTAGAGGGGGCAAAACAGTTTTCTCAAGGAAAAAGACCAACACTATCAAAACTGCTATTAACACCTCGAAATATTGAAAATCTCGCCGATAAACTCGCCCAATTACGGGGCGCTGCAATGAAGGTCGGGCAGTTGTTATCGATGGACGCTGGTGATTTATTGCCAAAAGAACTCAGCATCTTACTCAGTAAGCTACGCTCTGACGCACACCCAATGCCATATAAACAGCTTCAGCGAGTATTAACAGATAACTGGGGACAAGATTGGCTCGATCAATTTAGTCAATTTGAATTAAAACCCTTCGCCTCAGCTTCCATAGGCCAAGTACATTTAGCCTATGGCGAGTATGGTGAAAAACTGGCCGTAAAAGTACAATACCCAGGAGTGCGTCAATCAATCGATGCTGATGTCGACAATGTCGCGACCCTGTTAAAATTATCAGGATTATTGCCAGAACAAATTTCGTTAGATTCCTTACTTGATGAAGCAAAAAAACAACTCAAAGTGGAAGCCGATTACCAGCAAGAAGCCGCCTTTAATCAGCGTTATAGTTTATTACTTGAGCAAGACCCACACTTTATCACTCCTGAAGTCCGACTTGACCAGTGTACTGAGAATATTCTAATAATGACTTACGTCGACGGCAGAACCATAGACCAAGCTTTTAATCAATCACAGCAACAGAGAGACAATATAGCAACTCAACTTATTAGATTGTTTTTTAAAGAGTTATTTGATTTTAAACTGATGCAAACCGATCCTAACTTCGCTAATTATTTATACCAATGTCAACAAGACAAAATTGTTTTACTTGATTTTGGTGCCACCCGAGATATCCCCCCAGCAATTAGCCGAGGCTACCTTGCTTTAATTTATGCTGCGAGTAAAAGCGATCGCCCAGCGATGCAACAAGCAGCAGAGAACATAGGATTTTTTGGTCAAAACATCGATAACGACTATCTACAGCAGGTTTTAAGCACATTTATAATCGCAACAGAACCTTTGCAATGTCAGGGTGAATATGATTTTGCTAGTACTGATTTAGCTTATCGCATTAAACAAGCAGGCATGGCAATAAATAACAGGCAAGACCAATGGCACACACCACCCGTTGACGCCATTTTTATTCACCGTAAGCTAGCAGGGTTATACTTATTGGCAGCGAAATTAAACGCCAAAGTGAATGTGTCGGCTTTATTCAAGCCTTACATTGAACATGTTGAGCAAGCGCATAGTTAA
- a CDS encoding PTS sugar transporter subunit IIB, with protein sequence MIKVFLCCAAGMSTSMVVNKMRKAAEESGVEAEINAYSISAFETELKKNDVCLVAPQVKYKFAEFSKRCEEENVACGQIDMMQYGMMKGKEILQQAIDLKAS encoded by the coding sequence ATGATTAAAGTTTTCCTTTGCTGTGCAGCTGGTATGTCAACGTCTATGGTTGTTAATAAAATGCGTAAGGCTGCAGAGGAGTCTGGTGTTGAAGCTGAAATAAATGCTTACTCTATTTCTGCATTTGAGACTGAACTGAAGAAAAATGATGTTTGTTTGGTTGCTCCACAGGTTAAATACAAATTCGCTGAATTCAGCAAGCGCTGTGAAGAAGAAAATGTGGCGTGCGGACAAATTGACATGATGCAATACGGCATGATGAAGGGCAAAGAAATACTACAACAAGCGATTGATTTAAAAGCGAGTTAA
- the fdhD gene encoding formate dehydrogenase accessory sulfurtransferase FdhD, producing MAEQKSNQQHRTFDNKDARLKHNFPYNMANTTRNDQLSHHTMSKVTTTTKSKTTATTVGVVACALKQVNGVNISLCIDSVIIEEPLQISLIYNDTLGKEQERVYLVTMRTPGDDVNLVTGLLLAEGIIKRADDIVGINEQFDLDDIDQNKTNHNEIHVQLSPGVVVDWALINRDTTSFSSCGVCGKSSIKSLELRNIIDLDTSAGWLSDHIIPHFSEQLRQYQSMFNQTGGVHGCALFDAQGQLLLSSEDVGRHNALDKLLGKLARSPEFDALHKITFLSGRISFELIQKVLVSGISILVAVGAPSSLAINMAKRFNLTLIGFSRDGGFNIYHGAFRLNLLNDN from the coding sequence ATGGCTGAACAAAAAAGCAATCAGCAACACCGTACATTCGATAATAAAGATGCGAGATTAAAACACAATTTTCCATATAACATGGCAAACACCACGCGAAATGACCAGCTAAGTCATCATACTATGTCAAAGGTAACTACAACGACAAAATCAAAGACTACAGCAACTACAGTGGGCGTAGTTGCGTGTGCTTTAAAGCAGGTTAATGGTGTAAATATTAGCCTTTGCATCGACTCTGTGATTATTGAAGAACCTTTGCAGATTAGTCTTATTTATAATGACACGTTAGGTAAAGAGCAAGAGCGGGTTTATTTAGTCACCATGCGTACACCGGGTGACGATGTTAATTTGGTGACGGGGTTATTATTGGCAGAAGGCATTATCAAGCGTGCTGATGACATTGTCGGCATTAACGAACAATTTGATTTAGATGACATTGACCAAAATAAAACCAACCACAATGAAATACATGTACAGCTATCACCGGGTGTTGTTGTCGATTGGGCATTAATCAATCGAGATACCACCTCATTTTCCAGCTGTGGCGTATGTGGTAAGTCGTCTATAAAGTCTTTAGAACTGCGTAATATTATTGATTTAGATACAAGCGCAGGCTGGCTATCTGATCATATTATTCCCCATTTTAGTGAGCAACTGCGCCAATATCAATCGATGTTTAATCAAACAGGTGGGGTACATGGCTGCGCCTTATTCGATGCTCAAGGCCAACTATTACTGAGTAGTGAAGATGTTGGTCGTCATAATGCCTTAGACAAGTTGCTGGGAAAACTGGCAAGAAGTCCTGAGTTTGATGCCCTGCATAAAATTACATTTTTAAGCGGACGCATCAGTTTCGAATTAATCCAAAAAGTGCTGGTGTCGGGTATTTCTATATTAGTGGCTGTCGGTGCACCATCTAGCTTGGCAATTAACATGGCAAAACGTTTCAATTTGACTTTGATAGGCTTTAGCCGTGATGGTGGATTCAATATCTATCATGGTGCTTTCCGTTTAAACCTGCTTAATGATAATTGA
- a CDS encoding MepB family protein: protein MLESNTYRDELESLLMTGFVPAGYAITKNIELDPIPESAKYKALTFSLDDQGIIYRKGKVTADRPGAFLAIWQRPSSSRADSHKPIPFKHKELDYLFVQVEAHSNVTSAEESMGKPKSGMFIFPVAVLVKKGIVSSEQSKGKTGFRVFPPWSQDRGVTGTKVFSESGKKTQRWQLPYFVEIDDGLIDPKKLNEILG, encoded by the coding sequence TTGTTAGAAAGTAATACCTACCGTGATGAATTAGAGTCTCTTTTAATGACAGGGTTTGTTCCCGCCGGTTATGCAATAACTAAAAATATAGAACTAGACCCTATCCCTGAAAGCGCTAAATATAAGGCATTAACTTTTTCTTTAGATGACCAAGGTATCATCTATCGCAAAGGTAAGGTGACAGCAGATAGACCAGGTGCTTTTTTAGCTATTTGGCAACGCCCATCAAGTTCTCGTGCAGATAGTCATAAGCCTATCCCTTTTAAACACAAAGAATTGGATTATTTGTTTGTTCAAGTAGAAGCACATTCTAATGTGACAAGTGCCGAAGAATCCATGGGTAAGCCAAAGTCTGGCATGTTTATTTTTCCTGTTGCTGTGTTGGTTAAAAAAGGTATTGTGTCTTCAGAACAAAGTAAAGGAAAAACAGGTTTTCGAGTCTTTCCGCCATGGAGCCAAGACCGAGGGGTGACAGGAACTAAGGTATTTTCAGAATCAGGTAAAAAAACTCAGCGTTGGCAATTACCCTATTTTGTTGAAATTGATGATGGTTTGATTGATCCTAAGAAATTAAATGAAATATTAGGTTAA